From the genome of Streptomyces sp. JH34:
AGGTACACCTGATCGACGGAGGACACTTCCTGCTGGAGAGCCACCTGGACGTCGTCGCGGGCCACCTGCGCGGCTTCCTCGGGCGGGTGCTGGGACACGCAGGGGCGTGAGGCCGGCGGACCCGTCGCGATCACCCGAGGTGACGGACAGGACCACCTCCTGCGGCCCCGATCCGGTCGGCGGACCGAAGGCGTCTCCTCAACCGGAGGAAAATCCCGGTACCGAGTCCCCGTTGAACGCCCACAGGGCGGCGGTGTACCAGAGGAGGGCGACACCGAGTACGAGCAGACCGCCCACCACCGGAAGGAGCCGGCCGGGCAGGCGCCTGCTGCGCACGACGATCACCTTGGCCACGAACGCGCCGTAGAGGGCGCATCCGGCGAAGGAGTGGATCGCGACTCGCGGGGATGTCGTCTCGATCCCGTAGGTCGTGAGGCAGTGATACGCGATCGGCAACGAGAGGAGGAGGGCGAGGAACCCGAGCACCCGGTGCCCCAAGCGCACTGGCCGCGGTGCGGGGCCGGCACCCGGCACACGGCCGTACATCCAGAGGGCGAGGCAGATCTGGATGAGGGCGACGCCGAGCAGCACGGTACTGAGCCGGGCTTTGAGGTCGACCGCCTCGGTGCCGTACGCGCCGAAGAGCCCGTTGAGGTAGTCCGGCGTGTGGTGGGCGCCGAAGAGGTAGATGCCGACGGCGACCGCGACAGGCACCAGGACGGCGAACACGGCGACGGATGCGCGCTTCCTGCCTCCCCCTTCGCCGCGCCGCGACGTCGTGCCGTTCAGCCGGCTCAGCTCTCCACCTGCTTGCCCTTGGTGTCGAGGACGTACCACTCGGCGCCGAACTGGTCGAGGTTCTGGCCGTTCGTCTGGCCTGGCTTCGTGTCGCCCCCGTAGTAGTAGAGGGGGTGTCCGTTGTAGGTGACCTGCTCGTCACCGTCGGAACGCTTGGTGCTGCCGAGCAGCTTCTTGTCCACGCCGCTGCCGACCTCGGCGGTGCCCTTGGTGAGGAGGGGAGGCCATGCCTTGGCGCAGGCACCTGTGCAGTTCGACTTGTTCTTCGTGTCGGCGAGGAAGAGGTAGAGGGTGTTGCCCTTGTCGTCGACCAGGATCTTGCCGAGGGCGCCCGCGGACTTCGTGTCCACGGTTGCGGGCGCCGAAGGCGAGGCGCTGGAGGAGGTCGGCC
Proteins encoded in this window:
- a CDS encoding DUF6529 family protein; this translates as MFAVLVPVAVAVGIYLFGAHHTPDYLNGLFGAYGTEAVDLKARLSTVLLGVALIQICLALWMYGRVPGAGPAPRPVRLGHRVLGFLALLLSLPIAYHCLTTYGIETTSPRVAIHSFAGCALYGAFVAKVIVVRSRRLPGRLLPVVGGLLVLGVALLWYTAALWAFNGDSVPGFSSG